A window of the Pseudomonas fluorescens genome harbors these coding sequences:
- a CDS encoding efflux transporter outer membrane subunit translates to MKPRLSLLTVCLLLSACGSPVQRPDSGVQPPATWQSPHLDNRARDEARWWTRFSSPQLNQLIGQAQVGSYDLAAAIARVRQARADTVIAGGSQLPEVQATANANRQKLLRGNGYSQLDANNSNKAVDYFDAGLSASYEIDFWGGNRASRDSARFSLQASEFDRATVELTLLSSVANSYAQVLSLREQSRIAELNLTNAQNVLQLVQTRFNAGSATALELAQQKSLVAAQQRQLPTVQQQAEDARISLAALLGRPVQQLPPSVESFEQMQWPEIASGVPSDLLTRRPDIARAEAQLAAAEADVTVARAAMLPKLTLTANLGSGANQIGDVLRSPFYNLTGGLVAPIFNNGRLGAERDKARARQDELLQTYRGAIINGFADVEKALNSIRGLDEQRQWQTEELNQAQTAFNIAQSRYQAGAEDLLTVLETQRTLYAAQDQNVQLRLSRMQASIALYKALGGSWEIR, encoded by the coding sequence ATGAAACCGCGCCTCAGCCTGTTGACCGTATGCCTGTTGCTCAGCGCCTGCGGCAGTCCCGTCCAGCGTCCGGACAGCGGCGTGCAGCCGCCCGCGACCTGGCAATCGCCCCACCTCGACAACCGTGCGCGCGACGAAGCGCGCTGGTGGACCCGGTTCTCCAGTCCCCAACTCAATCAATTGATCGGGCAAGCCCAGGTCGGCAGCTACGACCTGGCCGCCGCCATTGCCCGGGTGCGTCAGGCCCGCGCCGACACCGTCATCGCCGGCGGTTCGCAGTTGCCCGAAGTGCAAGCCACGGCCAATGCCAATCGGCAGAAGCTGTTGCGCGGCAACGGGTACAGCCAGCTCGATGCCAACAACAGCAACAAAGCCGTGGATTATTTCGACGCCGGCCTGAGTGCCAGTTACGAAATCGATTTCTGGGGCGGCAACCGGGCCTCCCGGGACAGCGCCCGGTTCAGCCTGCAAGCCAGCGAATTCGACCGGGCCACGGTGGAGCTGACCCTGCTCAGCAGCGTAGCCAACAGTTATGCGCAAGTCCTGTCGCTGCGCGAACAGAGCCGCATCGCCGAACTCAACCTGACCAACGCGCAAAACGTCCTGCAACTGGTGCAGACCCGCTTCAATGCCGGCTCCGCCACCGCACTGGAACTGGCCCAGCAGAAAAGCCTGGTGGCGGCGCAGCAACGCCAGTTGCCCACCGTGCAGCAACAGGCCGAGGACGCGCGGATCAGCCTCGCCGCCCTGCTCGGCCGTCCCGTGCAGCAACTGCCGCCCAGTGTCGAATCGTTCGAGCAGATGCAATGGCCGGAGATCGCCAGCGGCGTGCCGAGCGATCTGCTGACCCGGCGCCCGGACATCGCCCGCGCCGAAGCGCAACTGGCGGCGGCCGAGGCTGACGTGACCGTTGCCCGCGCGGCGATGCTTCCCAAGCTGACCCTGACCGCCAACCTCGGCTCGGGTGCCAACCAGATCGGCGACGTGCTGCGCAGCCCGTTCTATAACCTGACCGGCGGCCTCGTCGCCCCGATCTTCAACAACGGCCGCCTCGGCGCCGAACGCGACAAGGCCAGGGCCCGCCAGGACGAGCTGTTGCAAACCTATCGCGGCGCGATCATCAATGGTTTTGCCGACGTGGAAAAAGCCCTCAACAGCATTCGCGGACTCGATGAGCAACGGCAGTGGCAGACCGAAGAACTGAATCAGGCCCAGACCGCCTTCAACATCGCCCAGAGCCGCTACCAGGCCGGGGCCGAAGATCTGCTGACGGTTCTGGAAACCCAGCGCACGCTCTACGCAGCACAGGATCAGAACGTGCAACTGCGCCTGTCGCGGATGCAGGCGAGCATCGCGCTGTACAAAGCATTGGGAGGCAGTTGGGAGATTCGCTGA
- the pvdM gene encoding pyoverdine-tailoring dipeptidase-like protein PvdM, producing MTKPRSKKALFIGLPLALAITAGAGFAVWEHWFKDDLGYPVKVVKQAAELHERMLSFDSHISLMQNFGTDGNEADKDGKGQFDLAKVNRGQLSGAALTIFGWPEMWNGPDAPHKPTAGFIDEARNQQEIRYRIISGMVRDFPNQVAIAYTPDDMRRLHGEGKFAIFISMLNAYPLGHDLNLLDLWTARGMRMFGFSYIGNNDWADSSRPLPFLNDSPDALDGLSDLGKQAVKRLNDLGVIIDVSQMSTKALEQVAQLSRTPLVASHSAPRAMVDIPRNLSDKEMQLIKNTGGVVQIVAFSQYLRPLTQTTQDRLNELRKEFDLPPLPNLAMALMPGDPIISAWTEQKFGLYASRLYAILEDEPKASLKDLGDAIEYAVRKIGIDHVGISSDFNEGGGVKGFENVGEIRNVTAELLSRGYSEADIAKLWGGNFLRVWDQVEKAAKPALATAREAAKP from the coding sequence ATGACAAAACCACGTTCGAAAAAGGCTCTTTTCATCGGCCTGCCGCTGGCTCTGGCGATCACCGCCGGTGCTGGTTTCGCAGTCTGGGAACACTGGTTCAAGGACGATCTGGGCTACCCGGTCAAAGTCGTCAAGCAGGCCGCCGAACTGCACGAGCGCATGCTGTCGTTCGACAGCCACATCAGTCTGATGCAGAACTTCGGCACCGACGGCAACGAGGCCGACAAGGACGGCAAGGGTCAGTTCGACCTGGCCAAGGTCAACCGTGGCCAGCTCTCCGGCGCGGCGCTGACCATCTTCGGCTGGCCGGAAATGTGGAACGGCCCTGACGCGCCGCACAAACCTACCGCCGGGTTCATCGACGAGGCGCGCAACCAGCAGGAAATCCGCTACAGGATCATCTCCGGCATGGTGCGCGACTTCCCCAATCAGGTCGCCATCGCCTACACCCCGGACGACATGCGCCGCCTGCACGGCGAAGGCAAGTTCGCCATCTTCATCAGCATGCTCAACGCCTACCCGCTGGGTCACGACCTGAACCTGCTGGACCTGTGGACGGCGCGCGGCATGCGCATGTTCGGCTTCAGCTACATCGGCAACAACGACTGGGCCGACTCGTCGCGCCCGCTGCCGTTCCTCAATGATTCGCCGGACGCCCTCGACGGTCTGTCGGACCTGGGCAAGCAAGCGGTCAAACGCCTGAACGACCTGGGCGTGATCATCGACGTGTCACAGATGTCGACCAAAGCGCTGGAGCAGGTTGCGCAACTGAGCCGCACCCCGCTGGTGGCCTCGCATTCGGCACCGCGGGCAATGGTGGACATCCCGCGCAACCTCAGCGACAAGGAAATGCAACTGATCAAGAACACCGGCGGCGTGGTACAGATCGTGGCGTTCTCGCAATACCTGCGCCCGCTGACCCAGACCACCCAGGACCGGCTCAACGAACTGCGCAAAGAGTTCGACCTGCCGCCCCTGCCGAACCTGGCCATGGCCCTGATGCCGGGCGATCCGATCATTTCCGCATGGACCGAGCAGAAGTTCGGGCTGTACGCCAGCCGTCTCTACGCCATCCTCGAAGACGAACCGAAAGCCAGCCTGAAAGACCTGGGCGACGCCATCGAATACGCGGTGCGCAAGATCGGCATCGACCATGTCGGCATCAGCTCCGACTTCAATGAAGGCGGCGGCGTCAAAGGCTTCGAAAACGTCGGCGAGATCCGCAACGTCACCGCCGAACTGCTGTCGCGCGGCTACTCCGAAGCCGACATCGCCAAGCTGTGGGGCGGCAACTTCCTGCGGGTCTGGGATCAGGTCGAGAAAGCCGCCAAGCCGGCCCTGGCCACTGCACGGGAAGCGGCCAAGCCATGA
- a CDS encoding MacB family efflux pump subunit — MQTPLIDLQDIRKSYGGGDAPEVHVLRGIDLSIHAGEFVAIVGASGSGKSTLMNILGCLDRPTTGEYRFAGENVAGLDTDELAWLRREAFGFVFQGYHLIPSGSAQENVEMPAIYAGISAAERHARAAALLDRLGLASRTGNRPHQLSGGQQQRVSIARALMNGGHIILADEPTGALDSHSGKEVMALLDELASQGHVVILITHDREVAARAKRIIEIRDGLIISDSARDNPEAQTTANPGALQAVDLRQRLTEGAEATGAWKGELVDALHAAWRVMWINRFRTALTLLGIIIGVASVVVMLAVGEGSKRQVMAQMGAFGSNIIYLSGSAPNPRTPPGIVTLDDVAALASLPQVMRIMPVNGSEAGVRFGNADYLSYVGGNDTNFPAIFNWPVVQGSYFTEADEQSAAAVAVIGHKVRTRLLKDVANPIGQYILIENVPFQVVGVLAEKGASSGDSDSDNRIAVPYSAASVRLFGTRNPEYVAIAAADARKVKETEHAIEQLMLRLHNGKKDFELTNNAAMIQAEARTQNTLSLMLGSIAAISLLVGGIGVMNIMLMTVRERTREIGIRMATGARQRDILRQFLTEAVMLSVVGGIAGIALALIVGGVLILSEVAVAFSLMAVLGAFGCALVTGVVFGFMPARKAARLDPVTALTSE; from the coding sequence ATGCAGACGCCTCTGATCGACCTGCAGGACATCCGCAAATCCTACGGTGGCGGCGACGCGCCCGAAGTTCATGTCCTGCGCGGTATCGACCTGTCGATTCACGCCGGCGAATTCGTGGCGATCGTCGGCGCCTCCGGTTCCGGCAAGTCGACGCTGATGAACATCCTCGGCTGCCTCGACCGGCCGACCACCGGTGAGTACCGCTTCGCCGGGGAAAACGTCGCCGGCCTGGACACCGACGAGCTGGCCTGGCTGCGTCGCGAAGCCTTTGGTTTCGTGTTTCAGGGCTACCACCTGATTCCGTCCGGCTCGGCCCAGGAAAACGTCGAGATGCCGGCGATCTACGCCGGCATATCCGCCGCCGAACGCCACGCCCGCGCCGCCGCCCTGCTCGACCGCCTCGGCCTGGCCTCGCGCACCGGCAACCGACCGCATCAACTTTCCGGCGGCCAGCAGCAACGGGTATCGATTGCCCGGGCCTTGATGAACGGCGGCCATATCATCCTCGCCGACGAGCCCACCGGCGCCCTCGACAGCCACAGCGGCAAAGAGGTCATGGCGCTGCTCGACGAACTGGCGAGCCAGGGTCACGTGGTGATCCTCATCACCCACGACCGCGAAGTGGCGGCGCGGGCCAAGCGCATCATCGAGATCCGCGACGGCCTGATCATCAGCGACAGTGCCCGGGACAATCCCGAGGCCCAGACCACCGCCAACCCCGGCGCGTTGCAGGCCGTGGACCTGCGCCAGCGTCTGACCGAAGGCGCCGAAGCCACAGGTGCCTGGAAAGGCGAGCTGGTGGACGCACTGCATGCCGCCTGGCGGGTGATGTGGATCAACCGTTTCCGCACGGCACTGACCCTGCTCGGGATCATCATCGGCGTGGCATCGGTGGTGGTGATGCTCGCGGTCGGCGAAGGCAGCAAGCGCCAGGTCATGGCACAGATGGGCGCCTTCGGTTCGAACATCATTTACCTCAGCGGCTCGGCGCCCAACCCGCGCACACCGCCCGGCATCGTCACCCTTGATGACGTCGCCGCGCTGGCCAGCCTGCCGCAAGTCATGCGGATCATGCCGGTCAACGGTTCAGAAGCCGGCGTGCGTTTCGGCAACGCCGACTACCTGAGCTATGTGGGCGGCAATGACACCAACTTCCCGGCGATCTTCAACTGGCCGGTGGTTCAGGGCAGCTACTTCACCGAGGCCGACGAGCAGAGCGCGGCGGCCGTCGCGGTGATCGGGCACAAGGTGCGCACGCGGTTGCTCAAAGATGTCGCCAACCCCATCGGCCAATACATCCTGATCGAGAACGTGCCGTTCCAGGTGGTCGGCGTGCTGGCGGAAAAAGGTGCCAGCTCCGGCGACTCCGACAGCGACAACCGCATCGCCGTACCCTACTCCGCCGCCAGCGTCCGCCTGTTCGGCACGCGCAATCCGGAATACGTGGCGATTGCCGCTGCCGATGCGCGCAAGGTCAAGGAGACCGAACACGCCATCGAGCAACTGATGCTGCGTCTGCACAACGGCAAGAAGGATTTCGAGCTGACCAACAACGCCGCGATGATCCAGGCCGAGGCGCGCACGCAAAACACCCTGTCGCTGATGCTCGGTTCGATTGCCGCGATTTCGTTGCTGGTCGGTGGCATCGGCGTGATGAACATCATGCTGATGACCGTGCGCGAACGCACCCGCGAGATCGGCATCCGCATGGCCACCGGCGCTCGCCAGCGCGACATCCTGCGCCAGTTCCTGACTGAGGCGGTGATGCTCTCGGTGGTCGGCGGTATCGCCGGCATCGCCCTGGCGCTGATCGTCGGTGGCGTGCTGATTCTCAGCGAAGTCGCCGTGGCATTTTCCTTGATGGCGGTGCTCGGTGCCTTTGGCTGCGCCCTTGTGACCGGTGTTGTCTTCGGCTTCATGCCGGCCCGCAAAGCCGCCCGGCTCGACCCGGTCACGGCCCTTACCAGTGAATGA
- the pvdO gene encoding dihydropyoverdine dehydrogenase, which yields MNSELRSFSLKALPALTLAALLASLLPGLAQAAEPSRPGTVFKDCKDCPEMVVLPTGTFTMGTPDDEVGREPDEGPMHPVTFAKPLAISRFQVLKGQWDAYLSDTGYKMPDGDKRPGRACKAGIPDYQGSDPKKQYTDRHPAVCMDFNEANDYVAWLSKKTGKTYRLVSESLREYAARAGSTGPFPFPFDEGKEYSIAKHANTYGAADGYNFTAPAGSFPANAFGVYDMHGNIYEWTADCYNEDYEGAPSDGSAITTGNCKVRRIRGNDWGEAPVFSRSGNRNATYSDTRGDWIGFRVARDL from the coding sequence ATGAACAGTGAGCTGCGTAGTTTTTCCTTGAAGGCGCTCCCCGCGCTGACCCTTGCCGCACTGCTCGCCAGCCTGCTGCCGGGGCTGGCGCAGGCTGCCGAACCGTCCCGACCGGGAACCGTGTTCAAGGACTGCAAGGACTGCCCGGAAATGGTCGTTCTGCCCACCGGCACATTCACCATGGGCACCCCGGACGACGAAGTCGGTCGTGAGCCGGACGAAGGCCCGATGCACCCTGTGACCTTCGCCAAGCCGCTGGCCATCAGCCGTTTCCAGGTGCTCAAGGGGCAATGGGATGCCTACCTGAGCGACACCGGCTACAAGATGCCCGATGGCGACAAGCGCCCCGGCCGCGCGTGCAAGGCCGGGATCCCGGACTACCAGGGCAGCGATCCGAAAAAGCAGTACACCGACCGCCATCCAGCGGTGTGCATGGATTTCAACGAAGCCAACGACTATGTGGCGTGGCTGTCGAAGAAAACCGGCAAGACCTACCGCCTGGTCAGTGAATCCCTGCGTGAATACGCGGCACGCGCCGGCAGCACCGGGCCGTTCCCGTTCCCCTTCGACGAAGGCAAGGAATACAGCATCGCCAAACACGCCAACACCTACGGCGCCGCTGACGGCTACAACTTCACCGCCCCGGCAGGCAGCTTCCCGGCCAACGCCTTTGGCGTCTATGACATGCACGGCAACATCTACGAATGGACGGCCGACTGCTACAACGAAGACTACGAAGGCGCCCCGAGCGACGGCAGCGCCATCACGACCGGCAACTGCAAGGTCCGCCGTATCCGTGGCAACGACTGGGGTGAAGCGCCGGTGTTTTCCCGCTCCGGCAACCGCAACGCGACCTACAGCGACACCCGTGGTGACTGGATCGGTTTTCGCGTGGCGCGGGATCTGTAA
- a CDS encoding cyclic peptide export ABC transporter: protein MTTKSRGAISEVLGLLKPYRVVVVVSILLGMLGGVSVTALLATINKALNGATTPSTDVLLTFAGLCVAALLCSILSDIGTNHVGQHIIAGLRKALGEKVLLAPIEQIERFRSHRLIPVLTHDVDTVSDFAFSFAPLAIAFTVTLGCLGYLAYLSLPMFALLLVAIVIGTVVQYIARARGIKGFEQAREAEDELQKHYSAIAAGAKELRIHRPRRQRMFSQRIEGTADSICNTHIRSINTFVVAKTFGSMLFFVVIGLALALQSFWLGTDKAVLSGFVLVLLYMKGPLEYLVTTLPVVSRANIAFKRIAELAEQFSSPEPHLLLRESAPANKTAVQQLQMHNVHYAFPPVKGSAAFELGPVNLNIAQGDIVFIVGENGGGKTTLIKLLLGLYAPQRGEVLLNGQVVDAKARDDYRQLFTTIFADYYLFDELVQGDQQVPADTGRYLERLEIAHKVSIQDGVFSTTDLSTGQRKRLALINAWLEERPVLVFDEWAADQDPAFRRIFYTELLPELKSLGKTIIVISHDDRYFDIADQLVRMEGGRVVTQKKPLATA, encoded by the coding sequence ATGACCACAAAATCCCGCGGAGCCATCAGTGAAGTCCTCGGCCTGCTCAAGCCTTACCGGGTCGTCGTGGTGGTGTCGATCCTCCTCGGCATGCTCGGTGGAGTCAGCGTCACCGCCCTGTTGGCGACCATCAACAAAGCCTTGAACGGTGCGACCACCCCGTCGACGGACGTACTGCTCACCTTCGCCGGGCTATGCGTTGCCGCCCTGCTGTGCTCGATCCTGTCGGACATCGGCACCAACCACGTCGGCCAGCACATCATTGCCGGCCTGCGCAAAGCCCTGGGCGAGAAAGTTCTGCTGGCCCCCATCGAACAGATCGAGCGGTTTCGCAGCCATCGCCTGATTCCGGTGCTGACCCACGACGTCGACACCGTCAGCGACTTCGCCTTTTCCTTCGCGCCGCTGGCCATCGCCTTCACGGTCACGCTGGGTTGCCTGGGGTATCTGGCCTACCTGTCGCTGCCCATGTTCGCCCTGCTGCTGGTGGCCATCGTGATCGGCACCGTGGTCCAGTACATCGCCCGCGCCCGTGGCATCAAAGGCTTCGAACAGGCCCGCGAGGCCGAGGACGAATTGCAGAAGCACTACAGCGCCATCGCCGCCGGCGCCAAGGAACTGCGGATTCACCGCCCCCGCCGCCAGCGCATGTTCAGCCAGCGCATCGAAGGCACGGCGGATTCGATCTGCAACACTCACATTCGCTCGATCAACACCTTCGTCGTCGCCAAGACCTTCGGCTCGATGCTGTTCTTCGTCGTGATCGGCCTGGCCCTGGCCCTGCAATCGTTCTGGCTGGGCACCGACAAGGCCGTGCTCAGCGGCTTCGTGCTGGTGTTGCTGTACATGAAAGGGCCACTGGAATACCTGGTCACCACCCTGCCCGTGGTCAGCCGCGCCAACATCGCCTTCAAGCGCATCGCCGAACTGGCGGAACAGTTCTCCTCGCCGGAGCCGCACCTGTTGCTGCGTGAATCGGCGCCGGCAAACAAGACCGCCGTGCAGCAATTGCAAATGCACAACGTCCATTACGCGTTCCCGCCGGTCAAAGGCAGCGCCGCGTTCGAACTGGGCCCGGTCAACCTGAACATCGCCCAGGGCGACATCGTGTTCATAGTCGGTGAAAACGGCGGTGGCAAGACCACTCTGATCAAGCTGCTGCTGGGCCTTTACGCCCCACAACGCGGCGAAGTGCTGCTCAATGGCCAGGTGGTCGACGCCAAGGCCCGCGATGACTACCGCCAGTTGTTCACCACGATCTTTGCCGACTACTACCTGTTCGATGAACTGGTGCAAGGCGATCAGCAAGTACCGGCGGACACCGGCCGCTACCTCGAACGTCTGGAGATCGCTCACAAGGTGAGTATCCAGGACGGCGTGTTCAGCACCACCGACCTGTCCACCGGACAACGCAAGCGCCTGGCGCTGATCAATGCCTGGCTGGAGGAACGCCCGGTGCTGGTGTTCGATGAGTGGGCGGCGGACCAGGACCCGGCGTTCCGCCGGATCTTCTACACCGAACTGCTGCCCGAGCTGAAAAGCCTGGGCAAGACCATCATCGTGATCTCCCACGACGACCGTTATTTCGACATCGCCGATCAATTGGTGCGCATGGAGGGTGGCCGGGTCGTGACCCAGAAAAAGCCGCTCGCCACCGCCTGA
- the pvdP gene encoding pyoverdine maturation tyrosinase PvdP — MKISRRWFMAGLALTGAAVPAAYFGHREWTKPDPTITPGEASFDVADVAGQRLANALRGVWDIRFEGRDAGLEGLPANGLQVFLDIGQKGRGVCGFLDTPARLRSGETPRYRILGDLAGADAAKLSWRLISADGRIDYELEMILDEVWADFGNAGSGTLSGKALRLDRPLALPAQDNGFVAVKRLFPEARERTPLNPTLLAWLISPEHRLFHQLWHATRDKWHTLPEDKREALRGIGWQPGPRDKERDARGPRKDRNGSGVDFFFMHRHMLGTARSMQDLPSWEYFPLPQPELIRDRAGFARYFDNHDGTALPPTWLADGDNEYSQWVSDIKTAETYESNFQVWESQYRDPAYLARLTLGQFGSEVELGLHDWLHMRWASVPRDPSNGQPVPFARDPADFAQRWFGPQNDFLGDPFSSHVNPAFWHFHGWIDDRIEDWFRAHERFHPGEVSRLVVNGVPWFAPGRWVEVDDPWLGPVTHGCSTTPGLQVGKTVEMDPETMKLALRITFLNDEKKLAALFRRVPQRPWYARNLKAKA, encoded by the coding sequence ATGAAGATTTCTCGACGATGGTTCATGGCAGGCCTGGCGCTGACCGGCGCTGCTGTGCCTGCGGCTTATTTTGGGCATCGTGAATGGACGAAGCCGGATCCGACGATCACCCCCGGCGAGGCGTCTTTCGACGTCGCCGACGTCGCCGGGCAACGCCTGGCGAATGCCTTGCGCGGGGTCTGGGACATCCGTTTCGAAGGCCGTGACGCGGGCCTTGAAGGGCTGCCGGCGAATGGCTTGCAGGTGTTTCTCGACATCGGCCAGAAAGGCCGGGGTGTCTGCGGATTTCTCGACACGCCGGCGCGTCTGCGCTCCGGCGAAACACCTCGTTACCGAATTCTTGGCGATCTTGCCGGTGCTGATGCCGCGAAGCTGAGCTGGCGTCTGATCAGTGCCGACGGCCGGATCGACTATGAACTGGAAATGATCCTTGACGAGGTCTGGGCCGACTTCGGCAATGCCGGTAGCGGCACCCTCAGTGGCAAGGCCTTGCGCCTAGATCGGCCATTGGCCTTGCCGGCGCAGGATAACGGTTTCGTCGCGGTCAAGCGGCTGTTTCCCGAGGCCCGCGAACGCACACCGCTGAATCCGACCTTGCTGGCCTGGCTGATCTCGCCCGAGCATCGCCTGTTTCACCAGCTGTGGCATGCGACCCGGGACAAGTGGCACACCTTGCCCGAGGACAAGCGTGAAGCCCTGCGCGGCATCGGCTGGCAGCCGGGGCCACGGGACAAGGAGCGCGATGCTCGTGGGCCGCGCAAGGATCGCAATGGCTCGGGTGTCGATTTCTTCTTCATGCACCGGCACATGCTTGGCACTGCACGCTCGATGCAGGATCTGCCGTCCTGGGAGTATTTTCCGTTGCCGCAGCCGGAGCTGATCCGCGACCGCGCCGGCTTCGCCCGCTACTTCGACAACCATGACGGCACGGCCCTGCCGCCGACCTGGTTGGCCGACGGTGACAACGAATACAGCCAGTGGGTCAGCGATATCAAGACCGCCGAGACTTACGAAAGCAACTTCCAGGTCTGGGAGTCGCAGTACCGCGATCCGGCCTATCTGGCCAGACTCACCCTGGGCCAGTTCGGCTCCGAAGTGGAGCTGGGACTGCACGACTGGTTGCACATGCGCTGGGCTTCGGTGCCGCGTGATCCGTCCAACGGCCAGCCGGTGCCGTTCGCCCGGGATCCGGCGGATTTCGCGCAACGCTGGTTTGGCCCGCAGAATGATTTTCTCGGCGATCCGTTCTCCTCCCACGTCAACCCGGCCTTCTGGCATTTCCATGGCTGGATCGATGACCGGATCGAAGACTGGTTCCGCGCCCACGAGCGTTTCCATCCGGGCGAGGTTTCGCGCCTGGTGGTCAACGGCGTGCCTTGGTTTGCTCCGGGTCGCTGGGTGGAGGTCGATGATCCGTGGCTGGGGCCGGTTACCCATGGTTGCAGCACCACGCCGGGCCTGCAGGTCGGCAAGACCGTGGAGATGGACCCGGAAACCATGAAGCTGGCGCTGCGCATCACCTTTCTCAATGACGAGAAAAAACTCGCCGCGCTGTTCCGCCGCGTGCCGCAACGGCCGTGGTATGCGCGCAACCTGAAAGCCAAGGCATAA
- the pvdN gene encoding pyoverdine-tailoring periplasmic protein PvdN, with protein MSNRREFLKQAGMLAAALPLGASLPAIAEAAAAPAASGDKWTQLRQLFDQDPAYLHFSNFLITTHPKPVREAIERHRAALDKNPGLAMDWDLGVIEEREENVRVWAGRYLQANPKQIALTGSTTEGLTMIYGGVHVRPDQEILTTAHEHYATHTILALRKEREGTKVRKIRLFKDPNTATKAEILTAIDSSIRPETRVLGMCWVHSGSGMKLPIGEIGAIVDKHNRGRSDGDRIIYVVDGVHGFGVDNLSFPDMNCDFFVAGTHKWMFGPRGTGIVCSRFEEVKYVTPITPTFSEATAFSTTMTPGGYHSFEHRWALDEAFKLHLQLGKAEVEARIHALNSYLKKRLLEHPQIELVTPLSPQLSAGFTFFRVKGKDCDKIAAFLMQNRVVADAVERDVGPVVRCAPCLLNDEGQIDRFIKLLATQL; from the coding sequence ATGAGCAATCGTCGCGAGTTTCTGAAACAGGCCGGAATGCTGGCTGCCGCATTGCCGCTGGGCGCCAGTCTGCCAGCGATCGCCGAAGCGGCAGCCGCACCCGCTGCGTCCGGGGATAAATGGACGCAATTGCGGCAGCTGTTCGATCAGGATCCGGCGTACCTGCACTTCTCCAACTTCCTGATCACCACTCACCCCAAACCGGTGCGCGAGGCCATCGAGCGCCATCGCGCCGCCCTCGACAAGAACCCCGGCCTGGCCATGGACTGGGACCTGGGCGTGATCGAAGAGCGTGAGGAAAACGTGCGGGTCTGGGCCGGTCGCTACCTGCAGGCCAATCCGAAGCAGATCGCCCTGACCGGCAGCACCACCGAAGGCCTGACCATGATCTACGGCGGCGTGCATGTGCGCCCCGATCAGGAAATCCTCACCACTGCCCACGAGCACTACGCCACCCACACGATCCTGGCCCTGCGCAAGGAGCGTGAAGGCACCAAAGTGCGCAAGATCCGTCTGTTCAAGGATCCGAACACGGCGACCAAAGCCGAGATTCTCACCGCCATCGACAGCAGCATCCGCCCCGAAACCCGGGTGCTGGGCATGTGCTGGGTGCATTCGGGCAGCGGCATGAAACTGCCTATCGGCGAGATCGGCGCCATCGTCGACAAGCACAACCGCGGGCGCAGCGATGGCGACCGGATCATCTACGTGGTGGACGGCGTGCACGGCTTCGGCGTGGACAACCTGAGTTTCCCGGACATGAACTGCGACTTCTTCGTTGCCGGCACCCACAAGTGGATGTTCGGCCCTCGAGGTACCGGCATCGTCTGCAGTCGTTTCGAAGAGGTGAAATATGTCACGCCGATCACCCCGACCTTCTCCGAGGCCACGGCGTTTTCCACCACCATGACCCCCGGTGGCTACCATTCCTTCGAACACCGCTGGGCGCTGGACGAAGCCTTCAAGCTGCACCTGCAACTGGGCAAGGCCGAGGTCGAGGCGCGCATTCACGCCCTCAACAGCTACCTGAAAAAACGCCTGCTGGAACACCCGCAGATCGAACTCGTCACGCCACTGAGCCCGCAGCTGTCCGCCGGTTTCACGTTCTTCCGGGTCAAGGGCAAGGACTGCGACAAGATCGCCGCGTTCCTGATGCAGAACCGGGTGGTCGCCGATGCCGTGGAGCGCGATGTCGGACCGGTGGTGCGCTGCGCACCGTGCCTGCTCAACGACGAAGGCCAGATCGACCGTTTCATTAAACTGCTGGCGACCCAGCTGTAG